One Phaseolus vulgaris cultivar G19833 chromosome 11, P. vulgaris v2.0, whole genome shotgun sequence genomic window carries:
- the LOC137819652 gene encoding BTB/POZ domain-containing protein At5g60050, which translates to MGGESGLKSREVSTMIKQGFIPDPTLSFSPSRTFSPPPSSTRPSQTLSQTHSHTQTLFDMMSEEHKFSDEKRRKAQDRLSKLLREPALREGGDVRLTVVGRDGLRVSMEVRKSVLADKSRFFAEKLRCDGAVSHSVEISDCDDVEVYVEAVVLMHSEDLKGRLRSMGDGVPKVLSLLKVSAAIMFDLGVVSCLEYLESIPWTEDEQEEVISQLEHLQIHDSATEVLHRVSSDPSTADRADDIFLNLISGVLQAKDDKARREMKALLSRLLKENAPNDSSRLDVSKDTLYHLCHKCISSLLLCLSEATNGDERPDRAVVMSDITREADNIQWIVDILIGKKMGEEFVEIWAEQKELATLHSKVPTVYRHEISRITAQLCIGIGRGHILVPKEIRFSLLSTWLEALYEDFGWMRRASRTVDRKLVEDGLSQTILTLPLLQQQTVLLNWFDRFLNKGDDCPNIQKAFEIWWRRAFIRQYSAEPDNSQLQITLSDYPS; encoded by the exons ATGGGTGGAGAAAGTGGTTTGAAATCGAGAGAAGTGTCAACGATGATAAAGCAGGGTTTCATACCTGACCCAACGCTCTCCTTTTCCCCTTCTAGAACCTTCTCACCTCCACCCTCATCAACTCGCCCGAGTCAGACTCTCTCTCAGACTCACTCGCACACGCAAACCCTCTTCGACATGATGTCGGAGGAGCACAAATTCTCCGACGAGAAGCGCCGCAAGGCGCAAGATCGGCTCTCCAAGCTCCTCCGCGAGCCCGCCTTGCGCGAGGGGGGCGACGTCCGGCTCACGGTGGTTGGGCGGGACGGCTTGAGGGTGTCGATGGAGGTCCGGAAGAGCGTTCTGGCCGACAAGAGCCGGTTCTTCGCGGAGAAGCTTCGCTGCGACGGCGCGGTGTCGCACTCGGTGGAGATCAGCGACTGCGACGACGTGGAAGTGTATGTGGAAGCTGTGGTTTTGATGCACAGCGAGGATCTCAAGGGCAGGTTGCGTTCCATGGGCGATGGGGTTCCTAAAGTTTTGAGCTTGCTCAAG GTATCAGCAGCTATCATGTTTGATCTTGGGGTTGTGTCATGCCTAGAATATTTGGAATCTATTCCATGGACCGAGGATGAACAGGAGGAAGTGATATCTCAGCTAGAACATCTGCAGATTCATGACTCTGCAACTGAAGTTCTTCATAGAGTATCATCGGATCCATCTACTGCTGACAGAGCTGATGACATCTTCTTGAACCTAATAAGTGGTGTTCTGCAAGCAAAAGACGACAAAGCTCGTAGGGAAATGAAAGCTCTGTTATCTAGATTGCTTAAAGAGAATGCACCTAATGACAGCAGCAGACTTGATGTTTCCAAAGACACACTTTATCATCTTTGCCACAAGTGCATCAGCTCTCTTCTCCTTTGCCTATCTGAAGCAACCAACGGCGATGAGAGGCCGGATCGGGCGGTTGTAATGAGCGACATAACTCGTGAAGCTGACAATATTCAGTGGATTGTTGACATTTTGATTGGCAAAAAGATGGGTGAGGAATTTGTGGAGATATGGGCTGAGCAGAAAGAACTTGCTACCCTTCACTCCAAGGTTCCAACAGTTTACCGCCATGAGATCAGTAGAATCACAGCACAATTGTGCATTGGCATTGGAAGGGGACACATACTGGTGCCAAAAGAAATAAGATTTTCCTTGTTGTCAACATGGCTAGAAGCTCTGTATGAAGATTTTGGATGGATGAGGAGAGCTTCTAGAACCGTTGATAGGAAATTGGTTGAGGATGGACTAAGCCAAACTATATTGACACTTCCTTTACTCCAGCAACAGACCGTGTTACTGAATTGGTTTGATAGATTTCTTAATAAAGGAGATGATTGTCCAAATATACAGAAGGCATTTGAGATTTGGTGGAGAAGGGCATTCATCAGACAGTATTCAGCTGAGCCTGATAATTCCCAGTTGCAAATAACTCTTTCTGATTACCCCAGCTGA